The following is a genomic window from Clostridium fungisolvens.
AAGTACTTCATAATTGGTGCAGCATTAGCTGCATTATGCCAAGTACTCATTCCAAGGGACAAGCTAACTATGGTAGGACAAAATATCCCTATATCAATAATTGTAATGATGCTTTTTGCATTTTTATCATCACTATGCTCAGAAGCTGATGCCTTTGTTGCAAGTACATTTTTAGGTAGCTTTAGCCTAGGTGCAGTTATGTCATTTTTGATTCTTGGCCCAATGATAGATTTAAAAAATACAGTAATGCTGTTTTCAACATTTAAGAAAAGTTTTGTATTTAAGCTGCTATTTTGCATATTTTCACTTTGTTTTATAGCTGCCTGTTTAATATATTAGGGGGTGAAGCTATGAAAAAATTTAATATCAATGAACTTATATGGTTTTTAATTTTGGTTCTTAGCTCTCTACTGTTAATGTATCTTTTAAAAACATCGAGTATAGCTAATTTTGTGCATCCTAAAATGAATAAATACTTGATTTTCGCCATAGGAGTACTTCTAGTTATAGCTTTCATACAATTTTTTAAGATATTTACTGTACCTGATAGAGGGGGAATAAGAAAGGATTATTTTATATTTATAGCTGCCATTCTCGCAATAGGATTAGCTACTAATAAGGACATGGGAACTGAGGGTATAAATTTAAAGGGAATAAAGCTTTCGACAAGGAGTTATTGGGATGTAACTGGAGATAATCATCATCATTTTGATAAGATTCCTGATGGTGTGATAGAGTTAATTGGTGAGAATTATTATTGTTATTTAGAGGATATAGAAAAGAATATGGATAAGTTTAAAGGTCGTAAGGTTTTAACAGAAGGACTTGTATATAAGAATAGTAGCATGAATAAAAATGAGTTTATAATAGCTAGAAGTGTAATGAGTTGCTGTGCAGCAGATTCTCAAATAATTGGCATAAAGATTATATCTCAATTTGATAAAACATATGATGGACAATGGGTTCGGATTAAAGGTACATTAAGTAGTACTACAGTTTATGAAGGTAATAAACTTATTGAAGTACCTATTATTAAATCTGAGAGTATTGAAGTGACTAAAAAACCTTCTAATCAATATATATATCAAAATTAAAAGTAAATATATAAATAGATGTTAATCTCAGTGACTTAATTACGATATTAAAGTAATAGAATAAATTAATTATTATAAGCGGAAATACGATGAGGTTAAGATGAGAAAAATAAAGTTTGTATGGATAGTTTTTTGTCTATTTATTATATGTTTAATATCTATAAGTCTTTATCCTGCGATACCTAGACCAGATGAAATAGTAGTTCATAAAATGCAAAAATCAATAACCATATCTAAGCAGGACAAGCGGTATAACGAGATATTAACATTAACAAATAAGAGATTTACGATCAGAAATGCTCAATCTGATATAAGTAATAGTGAAAAAGAAAGTTTTATAAAAAATAGCTCAGAGTCTTTAGAGTTTATATATAACCGACCACAATCATACAGATCCAAGAAAGGTTTTATATATTCTATAACTTATGATAGATTGTTTTTTCCTATTGAGTCTTCAGATAAAATCGAATCAACATATGTATTTTTTGGTTCATCAAATGGATATTACAATATTACAGTTAAGGATTTATTAAAAGCAGATAAGCTTGTAGACACCCTAAAAGATATAAATTAGTTCTCAAAATAATAGTTAACAGTTTTATTGTTTTTATGATAAAATTAATATAAACTTTGGCTATGTATTTTAAAGAGGAGGGGTTATAATGAATCCAGTTGCATTTAATATATTTGGACTTGATATCAGATGGTATGGTCTTTTAATTTCATTTGGAGTTCTTGCGGCTTTAACATTAGCTTATTTCACCTGCAGACTAAAAGGAACAGACTTCGATAAACTTATGGATATTTTTATCATAGCATTCCCGATGGCTATTATAGGAGCAAGATTATACTATGTAGTATTTGAATTTGATTACTATAAAAATAATTTAAATCAGATAATAAATATTAGGCAAGGTGGTCTTGCGATTCACGGAGGGGTAATTTTTGCTCTAGTTACTGCATTTATATATACCAAGGTAAAGAAGCTTGATTTTTTTGAATTTGCAGATATTGCTGCACCTTCAATAATATTAGCTCAAGCCATAGGAAGATGGGGTAATTTCTTTAATAGTGAAGCACACGGGGGACCGGTTACTAAGGAATTTATAAGTAAGTTTCCTGCATTTATACAAAAAGGTATGCTTATAGACGGGACCTATTATCATCCAACCTTTTTATATGAATCTTTATGGAATGTATTGGTTTGCTTGATTTTATTATTTATACTTTACAAGAGAAATAACAACCATAAAGGCATAGTACTTGGTAGCTATATGATTTTATACTCTATAGGAAGATTTTTTATAGAAGGATTAAGAACAGATAGTCTTTATATGGCTTATGGTTTAAGAACTGCTCAAGTAGTCAGTGGTTTAGGTGTGGTTTTCGGTATAATCATGATAACTGCAATAGTGAGAAGAAAAAAGGGAATATTTTATTAGAATATAATGGGGCATTATCTACATGCCTCATTTTTAAGCAACCTATACTAATAGAGGATAAAATTTGTCTGTTGACGAATTTTATATAAACAGATATAATAAAAATCGTGACAACTAAATAATATATATTCAGATTACATCAATAGTATGGAGAGATGTCCGAGTGGTTGAAGGAGCACGCCTGGAAAGCGTGTGTAGGGGAAACTCTACCGGGGGTTCGAATCCCCCTCTGTCCGCCATAGTCGTGCTAGACGGGGAGTTAGCGGTGCCCTGTACCTGCAATCCGCTACAGCAGGGTTTAATTCCTCATCGAGGCCTTAATCTGTGAGGCCTGCCCCATGTAAGTGGTGTTGATGGCTGGGTCCCACGCAACGGCAGCCCGTGAACCTCGTCAGGTCCGGAAGGAAGCAGCGATAAGCGGTTCCTGTCGTGTGCCGTGGAGCAGCCTGGCCTGAGCTAACTGCATGGGTAACGCTCATAGATTATTGTCGACATGAGGTGCACGACTTTTAATCTGAATGTAAAAGCCTTTCAGCATTTATATGCTGAAAGGCTTTTTTTACTTTAAAGAAAGATATAAAACTTCTATTCGGATTAAACCTATATATTTCAACGCTTTCAGAAGTTTTTATGGCGATACAGTAAAAAAATAAAACTTATTCGCCTGCCAAATTTTCCTCATATACATTCGGAAAGGCAGATGCGTTAAAAAAGCTCACTGAAGAAAGTCGCTTCAGTAAGCTTTTTTATTCTTTAGAAATTTATACATCAATTACATCTGCGTGTAATTATGCGAACAGACTTAAGAAATAATCTAATCTAGTTTTTTTCTAAATCGTACTATACTAAGTGTTAAAAGAACTAAACCAAGTATAAATAATAAGGTTACATCTTGGACTAAATAGTTTATGGTCAAACCTTTCAGTACAATACCTCTTATTATATTTAGGAAATAAGTTAATGGAATAACATTGCCTATATACTGTATTACCTTAGGCATAGCCTCTCTTGGAAATACAAACCCAGATAGTAGGACGCTTGGAAGAAGCGCAAGGAAAGCCATTTGCATAGCTTGAAGTTGGGTCTTGGCTATAGTGGATATCAATATTCCTATTGCTAGAGCACAGATAACAAAGCCGAAACCTAAGAATATTAATAGTGGAATGCTTCCTGCAACAGGTACGTTAAACCAGTATATACCTAGGATTAAAGCATATATAAAGTCTGCAAATCCAATAACTATATAGGGAACAAGTTTTCCTAAGATTATTTCAGGAGACTTCAAAGGAGAAACTATAAGTTGCTCTATGGTACCTCTTTCTTTTTCTCTAACTAAAGCAAAAGCAGTTAGAATTATAGTTATATTCTGCATTATAAGTCCTATAAGTCCAGGGATGGTATAGTTTTGGTTTCTCAAGGTTGGATTAAAAAGGACTTTAGTACTAATATCTATGCCAGAAATATTGTTAGTAACAAGTGTTTTAGAGGTTACCTTTTCTATCAACTTAGAACTTTGACTTTGAGCTGCCATTACACCACTGCTAAAAGCTGTTCTTGCTGTGGTTGGATCAGATCCATCTACAATAAATTGAACAGTAGGCTTCTCGTGCTTAGCAATTTTATCTGCGTAATCCGGAGGTATTATTAGAGCTGAATGTGCGGTACCATTATTAATAGAATCATCGATAATATCTATATTTTGAGCCTTTCCTATCACTTTAAAGTAAGAAGTGTTCTCGAAGCTTTTTATTAGTTCTCTGCTTTCTGCAGTATTACTTTGGTCGAGTACAAGCATAGAGATATCCTCTAGTTGAGTAACTACAGCATAGCCGAATAATAATATCATCATAAGAGGCATCATTATTGCTATAGCAAAGCTTGCTTTATCTCTTTTTATTTGTATGAACTCCTTTTTTACTATTGATAAAAATCTCTGCATATTCATAGCTAAGACCTCTCTTCACCGATTAAAAATTTTAAATCTTCGAAAGATGATTGAACTTTTTGATTAGTTGATTTCTCTACGTATTTGATAAAAACATCTTCTAGGTTAGAGGCGTTTTCTTGTTTTATAAGTTCTTCAGGAGTACCTAAAGCTATGAGTTTACTATTGAATATAAATGCTATATTATCACAGCTTTGAGCTTCATCCATGTAGTGAGTAGTAACTAGTATTGTTATACCCTGCTTAGCTAGTGTAAATATCATTTGCCAGAATATTCGTCTAGATACTGGATCAACTCCAGCAGTAGGTTCATCTAAGATTAGTATTTTAGGTTTATGAATTAAAGCACATCCTAAAGCAAGCCTTTGTTTCCAACCACCTGATAAGTTTCTAGTTAGTACATTTTCTCTTCCAGTCAAACCAGCCATAGAAATTATACCTTTTTTTCGCTCATTTCTCTGTTTACTTGTAAGCCCGTAGATACCTGCGTAAAAATCTAGATTTTCATTAACTGTTAGATCTTCATATAAACTGAATTTTTGAGACATATATCCTATATTTTGTTTTACTTTTGCAACATTTTTGGCAACATCATAATTTAGTATTCGAGCAGATCCATCAGTAGGAGTCAGTACTCCGCAAAGCATTCTTATTGTAGTGGATTTGCCAGAACCATTTGGTCCTAAAAATCCAAATATCTTTCCTTCTGGTACATTAAAGCTTATATTATCAACGGCAATATAGTTTCCAAATTTTTTAGTTAGACCATTAACTTCAATAGCATTCATATATATCACCTCTATTCTAGAATAACATCTGCCATAAGTCCTGGAGTAGCTGTACTGCTATCATCAAGTTTTAGTTTTACTTCGAATAATGTTTTTTCTTTATCATCTTTAGTCTCAACATTTTTTGGAGTGAATTCAGATTGATCTGATATATAAGTTATCTTACCTTTTTCTGTTTTATCATTAAATTTTATAGTTAAGGAGCTATTTAACTTTACCTTACTTCTCTTAGATTCTTCTATATATATTTTTATATATTTATTTTTTAAATCAGTGACTTTTGCTACATTCATGCCAGGAGTAACCAAGTCACCCTTATGAACTAATATTTCAGTTACATTGCCATCAATAGAAGATGTTATAGATGTTTTTTCAATTTGCAGTTTTGCTAAATCAACGGATGCTTGAGCTTGATCTATTGCACCTTGTGCTTCTTCTTTGATAGAAGTTTTTGCGGTGTCAGGTATATCTGATTGTTTGGCTTTAGCAATCCTTAGTGCTGCTTCAGCTTGCTGTTTTTGGAGTTCATAAGATTTTGAATCTACTTGAATGACTTTATCACCAGACTTTACTGGAGAGCCATCTGATATGTTGATTTCATTTACCTTTCCGGTTACTTCTGAAGATATATTAAAGTTTTCTGATTCTACAGTACCTGTATAAATATTGTTGTTGGAAGTTTTATTTGTGCTACAACCTGCTAGACTTAATGTTGTTAATAATAAGATAAAAGAAAAAATTTTTTTAATCATTTTACAATCCTCCTATTTTTTGTTTAAGCCGTTTAAGAACAAATCTATAATGAGATCAATTTGTTCATCATCATTCATATTTACAAGGCTAGGAATTAGTTGTCTTTGAATAATGTAAATACTAAGAGTGCCTACTAATGCTCTCGCTGCTATTGTAGGATTAATATCTCTAAATACGCCTCTAGCTATACCGGATTTTATAAAGTCTTCTAATAGCAGTTTTCCTTTTGAAGCCATATCCACTAGAAATGAATTTCTTAAATCTTCATGAAACTGCAATTCTGTGATGACTACTTTAATTAAGTCCCAATGCTTATCTATTATATCTAATCTATCCTTAGCAATGGCTTTTAATGTGATTTTTGGATCCATTCCTTCATGATCTTTAAGAATCTTATTGATTCTCGAGGTTATAAACATTTCGCTAAAAACCTCAATAAGTTTTACCATAGCACCGGTTAATAATTCTTTTTTTGTTTTAAAGTATCTAAATATAGTGCCTTCAGCGACTCCTGCGCTTTTAGCTATTTCACTAGTTGTAGCTGCACTAAAACCTTTTTCAGAAAAAATCTTTATTGCAGCTTCTAAAATTATTTGTTCCTTATTTTCTTTAACCATTATACCCTCCTTTAAAAATGAGTGATTACTCACTTTTATATTATGCCTTTTTATCAATTTTGTAAACAACAATTAAAGAGTTCTTTAGAGAATAATTAAGTTAGATTTATTTGAAAAGCTAAGGATTTAAGAATTTTATGTCATACATAGGTCAATAATTGTATATAGGAATATTTAATAAGGCTGTACCACTTCGATCCAAAATAATAAGTTTTAGTACGAAGTGGTACATCAATAATAAATTTTACACATAATCATCCCATATTCTTTGATTAAAGCTAAAGTTTGTGGCATAATATTTCTAGAATATTTGTTAAATTTAAGTATAAGGAGATAATAGATGATAGAATTCATAGTAAGTTGGGCTATATATGTTTTGGGTAAACTTGGGTACTTTGGTGTTTTTTCATTAATGGCGTTAGAAAGTGCATGTATTCCTATACCAAGTGAAGCTATATTGCCTTTTGGAGGATACCTAGCTTCAAGTGCCTATACTGGCAATAAGCTAAACCTTATCTTAGTTATAATAATTGGAACTTTAGGTGGAACTTTTGGATCAGTATGTATTTATTATATTGGAGCTAAAGGGGGAAGACCTTTAGTTGAAAAATATGCAGAGAAGTTAAGGTTATCAAAATCTCATTTAGAAATGAGCGATAATTATTTTAATAAATATGGGGAAAAGATAGCATTTTTTTCGAGACTTTTGCCTATAATAAGAACTTTTATATCTCTACCAGCAGGAATAAGTAAAATGAATTTTAAGAAGTTTGTATTTTATACTTTTGTTGGATCTTTAATATGGAGCATAATTTTAGGCTATGCGGGATATATGATGGGTGAAAATTGGACTAAGATTCGTTCATGGTTACATATTGCAGATTATATAGTTGTAGTTGCAGTTGTAGTTTTAATTGGATATTGGATTGTAAATAGAAGAAGAAAAGCTGTTACAGAAGAATAGTAAATATAATTATTTATTTAAGATATACGAGGTGATTAATTTGAATTTCTACGATCCTGGTGCAAAGATAAGGCTTATGAGAAAGAGATTTCATATGAATCAATCAGAATTAGAAGATAGTAATATGACTAGAGCATTCATAAGTATGATGGAAAGCGGTAAAAGAAGAGTAAGTAAGTCAAGTTCAAAGATATTAGCTGAAAAGTTTAATGACAAGGGAAGAGAAGTAGGTTTAGAGCTAAAATTAGATGATGACTATTTTTCTAGGGAGCCCCATGAAGATGCAAGGGTCTATTGTAGTAACGAATTAATGAAAGATAATAATAGACATGGTCAATTTGAAGAATTATTGTTCATATCCACTGAATTTAATTTAGACGATATAACGGCAGAAATCTATAAAAAGGATGCAGATAAGTATTTAGAAGAGGTTGATTATTCAAAGGCATTTATAAATTATTCAAATTCATTAGGAAAACTTAAAGAGTTAAAATTAAAAGAGTTACAAACATATGTATATAAGCAAATGGGTGTTTGTAAACTAAAAAGAAATGAATATGATGATGCTATATTTTATTTTAATCAAGCTATGTATTATGCCAAAGATCTAGGTGATGAAGCCTGCTTTGTTGACGCTAGCTACAACCTTGCTCTCACATATTTCGATATGCAGAAATATAATGAGAGTATAGAAATTTTGGACAAGTATATTGTGTTTAATGACAATATTGAACGTGGTTTGAAGATAGATTCAAGAGTTTTGAAAGCAAATTCATTCTATAAACTAGGTAAAAGAAAAGAAGCTGTAGATGATTACTTTTTAATAATACAAGAACTTTCAGAAGGAGAGCAATACTTGCTAGCTATGCTGTATAGTAATCTAGGTGAGTATTATTACGAGAGTGGTGAATTACAAGAGAGTATAAAATATATAAATTTAGCTCAAAAAATAAAAAATAGGACAGATAAGAAAACTCTTCCTTATGTATTAAATATAAAAGGTAAGGTGTTTTTCAAGCAAGGACTTGTAGATGAAAGTATGATGATAATGGAATTAGCTATGAATATGGCTGAAGAATATAGTAATTATTCCATTCTTTTTGAGACATATAAGGATTTGATTAATATATATGAATCTATAGAAGATATAGAAAAGATAAAGGATACTTCTTTGAACTTCTTAAGCATACTAGATAAAAATAGCATAGATGATGGTAGAAAGTATGCATTAACGAAGTTAGTTGAGGTTGAGCTAAGAAGAAGTAATACTGAAGAAGCTATAAAGCTTTTGGCTCAGCTAGGTAATGCTATTGAAAACAATTAAACTGCCATAATATAAAATAAAGGTTGATTACTTGCCGAATTTTCCTAACATATGTTCGGGAAAGCAGGTGCGTAGAAAATATAATATATTTGAATAATAAAACACCTCTTGTAAGAGAATACTACTCTCATAAACAGGAGGTGTTTTTGTGAAAAAAATTATATCTATAACTTTACTAATTGTAATGATTTTTTCTATTAGCGTTAGTGCATTTGAGCAAAACATGAAAAAGTTTGAAGTACCACCACTAAAATATGATTATAAGGCACTTGAACCATATATAGATGAGCAGACTATGAGATTACATCATGATAAACATCATCAGGCTTATGTAGATAATCTTAATAAGGCACTAGATAAGTATCCAGAGTTATATGGCAAGTCTTTAGAGGAATTATTGTCTTCTATTGATACCTTACCAAGTGATATTAGAGCTAGTGTAAAAAATAATGGTGGAGGTCATTATAATCATACGTTTTTTTGGGATATAATGGCTCCTAATAAAGGTGGTAATCCAAAAGGAAATGTAATGAAAGCAATAGACAGAGATTTTGGTTCCTTTATTAACTTTAAGAAGGAATTTAAGCAAGCTGCCCTGGATAGGTTTGGTTCAGGATGGGCATGGTTATTGAAGGACAATAATGGAAAGTTGTCTATAGTTTCTACTCCAAATCAAGATACGCCAATACCTTTAGGGCTTAAGCCAATTATAGCTTTAGACGTATGGGAACATGCTTATTACTTAAAATATCAAAATAAAAGAGCAGATTATATAGATGCTTGGTGGAATGTAGTTAACTGGGATAAAGCTGAACAATTATATAATCAAAGTTGAAAATTAAATTATCTATTGGTGAAAACAAACATAGCTGTATCAATATAAATAATCTTATATCGATACAGCTATGTTTTTACTAGTAGAATAGCCTAGCGTATCTTTCTTATTAAAGAAATAAATTCGTAAGGTATTGTATTTCTTTCATCCTCAACACCGATTTCTTGTTCTATAATGTCCCAGTCAGAATAATCTATTTTTGGAAAAGTGGTATCTCCATCGAAGTGTTTTTTTACTCTTGTTATATAGAGTTTACTTGTGTAAGGAAGAAGTTGCGAATATATTTCTCCTCCACCAATTATGAAAACCTCATCCTCAATGTTAGAGAATCTAGTAATAATTTCATCAAGTGAATTAACCACTTCTACATTTTCGTCTTCAATAAAGAAGTTTTTATCTTTTGTTATAATAACATGATATCTATTTGGGAGAACACCTGGAAGCGATTGGAAAGTCTTTCGTCCTAAAATAACTGTATGTCCAGAGGTTATTTTTTTAAATCTTTTAAGATCTGCGGGAAGATGCCAGATTAGGTCGTTGTTATTTCCTATTACTCCATTTTCTGATATAGCTGCTATTATAGAAAGCATTAAATTGCCACCTCCATGTTTATTTTTGAATGATGTTTATAATCTATTAATTTAATGTCATCTGCTGTGAAATCATAAAAGTTATTAATTTCAGGATTTATCCAAAGTTTAGGTGCATCATAAGAACAATCTTTTCTCAAAAGCTGTTCTTTTAATCCATTAACGTGATTTTCATATATGTGAGCGTTATTTATAACATGTGTGAATAAACCAGGTTTTAGATTTGTAACTTGAGCTATAAGGTGTACCAATACAGCATATTGACTGGAGTTAAAAGGAACTCCAAGTCCCATATCTCCACTCCTTTGTACTAGCATGCAGTTAAGTCTCCCATCAGTAACATCCCACATGGTTAAGAAACAGCATGGATGAAGCGGTCCACCATTTAAATATGGAATTTGCCATAAATTTATCATCATTCTCCTATCTTGAGGATTGGTTTTTAAGGTTTCGATAAGATTATCTATCTGATCAAATTTTTTTACAATCCAACCATATGAAGTACCGATAGTTCCGTCATCCATCATCCATTCATCCCATATATGAACATTTTCTTCTTGAAGCTTTCTTACATCATTAGATCCATCTTTGAATATCCACAATAATTCTTTAACTGCAGTTTTAAAAGCTACAAATTTTGTTGTTAGGATAGGAAATTCTTTTTGTAAATCAAATTGCATTATTTGGTGAGGAAGTTTATATGTTCTTACACCAGTTCTATTAGTATCAAAATAACCATTTTCCAAAATATCTTCTACAATAGAAAGATATTTTTTATCATAAATGCTCATATTCTCCTCCTGTGATTTAGTGATAAGTAATATTAAAATATAAGTTTTATAGTTATGCTTATAGGATATTTAAGATTATAAATACAAGTTTCTTATATATGGATGTATCACTTCGTATTTGAATATATTAAAATAAAAATTCATAGAATCATCGAAGTTTTTATTTTGAGTCTACGATTAAAGTGTTTCATCTTCATACATATTTTACTCTTTTAGTACACACTTTAAAAATCGTAAATTATGCTATAATATGGAACTATCACAAAATGTATAGGTTTTTAATTTAAGCTTTTACCGTATACATACTTATTACTAAATATATAAACTTAAGGATATGTTTAATGGTGCCAAGGTTTAAAGTAATAAAAATATAGTAGCTAATTAATAAAGGAGATAAAGATTTGAAGATTGATAGATTAATTACAATAATTATGATGCTTATAAATAAAAAAAGAGTTACGGCTAAAGAATTAGCAGAGTTTTTTGAGGTATCAGTAAGGACTGTTCAAAGAGATATAGATGCAATAAATATTGCAGGTATACCAATAGTTTCATATAAAGGGTATGAGGGTGGATATGAAATACTAGAAGGCTACAAGATAGATAATAATTTTGTGACGGAAAAAGAATATGACTTGCTACTGAAGTTGCTTAAGGGGTTAGAAAATGTCTATGATGATCCTGTGGTGAAAGGCATGGCTGAAAAATTAAAAGCAGTTAAGGCTAATGACAACGTTAATATAGATAAGAATCTTATAATGGATTTTTCTCATTGGGGAAACTCAAAAAGAATCAAAAGAAAAGTATCACTAATAAGAGATGCGATAGATATAAAGTGTACCATAAAGTTTTACTATGTAGATCTAAATGGTAAAGGAACAGAAAGAGAGATTGAACCCCATACCCTAATACTAAAGGTTAATACTTGGTATGTTTATGGATTTTGTAAATTGAGAGGAGATTTTAGGTTATTTAAGCTTACAAGAATAGATAAGTTAGAAAGAACTGAAAATGTCTTTATACCTAAGGATATTGAAAATCATAGTCTGCTTACTGAAAAGGGAAGTAATTATATTCACTTGAAACTAAAATTTCATCCTTCATGTATGAATAGATTGGATGATTATTTTGAGATGGAAGAAATGAGTTTTCAAGAAGATGGAGATATACTGGTTGAGGTTAGTTATCCAGAAGATGAGTGGGTTTATAGCATGCTATTAAGCTTTGGGGATAAGGTTGAAATACTAGAGCCAAGTCATGTTAAGGATATAATTCTAGAAAGAGTGAAAAATATTTTAGATAAATATAAGTAATATGAAAAGCGCATGTGTTATTAATAGCGAAAAGACTTTTAAAGTTCAATTTATATATTCCTAAATAGGAAATAAACAATGGTTGGTTTAATCTCTATCATTGATGTATAATATTAAGTAGGATTTAGGAATGATAGTGAGGTGGTTAACCTTGGCATATACAGCTTTATATAGAGAATGGAGACCTAAGAAATTTGAAGATGTTGTAGGTCAGGAACATATAACAACAACTTTAAGAAATCAAATAATAAATAATAGAATAGCACATGCATATCTATTTTGTGGAACTAGGGGTACTGGTAAGACCTCAAGTGCAAAGGTGTTTGCTAAGGCTTTAAATTGCTTGGATTTACATGATGGAGAACCTTGTAATCAATGTGAGATGTGTAATAAGATCAATAATGGTCTTGCTATAGATATAACAGAGTTAGATGCAGCGTCCAATAATGGTGTAGATAAGATCAGAGATATAATAGATGATGTTCAGTATCCTCCACAGGAAGCTAGATTCAAAGTTTATATAATGGATGAGGTTCATATGCTTTCTCAAGGTGCAGTAAATGCATTTCTTAAGACTCTTGAAGAGCCCCCTAAAAATGTTATATTTATTTTGGCTACTACTGATCCTCAGAAGCTACCTATAACTATTTTATCAAGATGTCAGAGATTTGACTTTAAAAGAATAGGTAAGGATGATATAGCAGGGCATTTAAGACGAATAGTGAAAGAACAAGGTGTTTATGCTGATGATAAGAGTTTAGATTTAATATCAAGAGTTTCAGATGGAGCACTTAGAGATTCACTTAGTATATTAGACCAGGCAATTTCAATGGGAAACGGTAAGATTGCATATGAAGGGCTTGTATCAATGCTAGGACTTGTAACTAATGAGTACTTATTCAATATAACTGATGCTGTAGTTGAGAGAAATATTGAAAAAACTATGAATATAATAGAGGAAATAGTCTTCTCTGGTAAGGATGTACACTTATTTATAAAAGATCTAATATCTCATTATAGAAATCTGCTTATGGTAAAAGTCACAAACACCCCAGAAGAAGTATTGGATATGTCTGTGGAGAATATTAGTTTTCTTAAGCAGCAGGCTTCAAGGATGAGAGTAGAAGAGGTAATGAGAGCAATAAGAATACTTCAAGAAGCTGAGGAAAGTTCTAAACAAAGTAAGCAGGCGAGAATATATTTGGAGTTAGCTTCAATTAAATTATGTAAAATAGAATATGATACTTCAAAAGAAGTGTTGTTATCAAGAATAAATAAGCTTGAAGAAATAATAAAGAGTGGAAAGATAAAAGTGGCGGCACCTGCTTCCAGCGGTGTAGCAAACAATGAAAAGAGCCAAGGAGTATCCTCAGAGAGAAGTAAATTAAGCCCGTCTAAAGTGCAGCAAGAAGTGCATCATAGTGAAGGTTCTTCTAATCATAATGAACATTCATCAGTTACAATAGATGATGTAAA
Proteins encoded in this region:
- the dnaX gene encoding DNA polymerase III subunit gamma/tau, which translates into the protein MAYTALYREWRPKKFEDVVGQEHITTTLRNQIINNRIAHAYLFCGTRGTGKTSSAKVFAKALNCLDLHDGEPCNQCEMCNKINNGLAIDITELDAASNNGVDKIRDIIDDVQYPPQEARFKVYIMDEVHMLSQGAVNAFLKTLEEPPKNVIFILATTDPQKLPITILSRCQRFDFKRIGKDDIAGHLRRIVKEQGVYADDKSLDLISRVSDGALRDSLSILDQAISMGNGKIAYEGLVSMLGLVTNEYLFNITDAVVERNIEKTMNIIEEIVFSGKDVHLFIKDLISHYRNLLMVKVTNTPEEVLDMSVENISFLKQQASRMRVEEVMRAIRILQEAEESSKQSKQARIYLELASIKLCKIEYDTSKEVLLSRINKLEEIIKSGKIKVAAPASSGVANNEKSQGVSSERSKLSPSKVQQEVHHSEGSSNHNEHSSVTIDDVKRAWKDIMEGFKARRAMVMYASLLTGKPVDVSNGVITIEYEEQYAFNKVRLEKMEVRSTVDDVFSEILKDKVRVIYKVNKGEEETKDTEEILVDILGEDILEILDE